In a genomic window of Salmo trutta chromosome 32, fSalTru1.1, whole genome shotgun sequence:
- the LOC115171237 gene encoding LOW QUALITY PROTEIN: ribonucleoprotein PTB-binding 1-like (The sequence of the model RefSeq protein was modified relative to this genomic sequence to represent the inferred CDS: deleted 1 base in 1 codon), whose protein sequence is MAAAASVSAAAREENPNAGPNFASRPLHENYDPAVEHENWVSRDPELQPSDGDASSDNECQRRVDEELTTLSPEEIESRLDRTRREFYNRRKIIIKNLPSDVSNQEVHELLRNYDLKYCFVDKYKGTAFITLLHGEQAQCAIKEFHQHMLREREISVQLQPTDALLCIANLPHAFSQQQFEELVRPFGNLERCFLVHSASTGHSKGYGFVEYMKKDSAARAKSELLGKQLGSRMLYVHWTEVGSLTYPLLHSRCLCVDRLPPSLLTAQDLCNALADTHAPIFCQLAQGQDDSFRRFAMLEFSSAEMAEQVQREADGRALGGTHIRVSFCAPGPPGRSMLAALIAAQTMALNRGKGLLPEPTAMQILTGLSNPATLKMLFNPLTQGRKQGLLGAAPTMPLLANPSLSAALLQLLLQNQAQVQQQAFLGNHLLWAQVLHNKENRLLPCAGLMGDNLLAAMPLQQGVHLLGDLPQGGVVPSLGLPSDPMGPINPHSMGRPLGRESPTSFSQNPSPTLQGMSISHLGGVMRAEGPTAPGVSIQGHRPNDVNLPQNPFNVHSLFPSSGTNCRPHPYRKRPALGNSSNQRTQNIHCNYRLRYQESYTPDYPPIHQDPLAHLYEQQEALDTSALAGFGQQRFGHPSYSEQASSHYSYPPSLPSSSYYSSVAPGSLPASHLNKAVGMPPVSHSNTYPSGLGMKTPVGGHKRLIPSPEPSPEGGYVGQHSQGLGGHYADSYLKRKRIF, encoded by the exons ATGGCGGCCGCGGCGTCCGTTAGCGCAGCTGCCAGAGAAGAAAATCCAAATGCAGGGCCCAATTTCGCCAGCCGTCCACTTCACGAAAACTATGACCCCGCTGTCGAACACGAGAATTGGGTATCCAGGGATCCCGAACTCCAGCCCAGTGATGGGGATGCATCATCGGACAACGAGTGTCAGCGAAGGGTCGATGAAGAGTTGACGACGCTGAGCCCTGAAGAGATTGAGAGTCGCTTGGACAGAACTCGTCGAGAGTTTTACAATCGCCGGAAAATCATAATTAAAAACCTGCCATCCGATGTTAGCAATCAG GAGGTTCATGAGCTGTTGCGCAACTATGACCTGAAGTACTGCTTTGTGGACAAATACAAGGGAACGG CTTTCATCACACTGCTCCATGGGGAGCAGGCACAATGTGCCATCAAAGAGTTCCACCAGCACATGCTGCGGGAGCGGGAGATCTCTGTGCAGCTGCAGCCCACCGACGCGCTGCTGTGCATCGCCAACCTGCCCCACGCTTTCTCCCAGCAGCAGTTTGAGGAGCTGGTGAGACCCTTCGGCAACCTAGAGCGCTGCTTCCTTGTCCACAGTGCCTCCACTGGCCACTCCAAGGGCTACGGCTTCGTGGAGTACATGAAGAAGGACTCTGCTGCTAGGGCTAAGTCTGAGCTGCTGGGGAAGCAGCTGGGCTCCCGGATGCTGTACGTCCACTGGACTGAGGTGGGCTCCCTCACCTACCCCCTGCTGCACTCCAGGTGTCTCTGTGTGGACCGTCTGCCCCCCAGCCTGCTGACCGCCCAGGACCTCTGCAATGCCCTGGCCGACACGCACGCACCCATCTTCTGCCAG TTGGCTCAGGGCCAGGATGACAGTTTCCGGCGGTTTGCCATGTTGGAGTTCTCCTCGGCAGAGATGGCTGAGCAGGTGCAGCGAGAGGCTGACGGCAGGGCGCTAGGCGGGACCCACATCCGGGTCTCCTTCTGTGCCCCTGGACCCCCGGGAAGGAGCATGCTGGCTGCCCTCATCGCTGCCCAGACCATG GCCCTGAACCGAGGGAAAGGTCTCCTCCCTGAGCCCACAGCCATGCAGATCCTCACAGGCCTCAGTAACCCTGCCACCCTCAAGATGCTGTTCAACCCCCTCACCCAGGGCAGGAAACAAG GTCTCCTTGGTGCTGCTCCCACCATGCCGCTGCTGGCTAACCCTTCCCTCTCTGCTGCTCTGCTCCAGCTCCTCCTCCAGAACCAGGCCCAAGTTCAACAG CAAGCCTTTTTGGGGAATCATCTTCTCTGGGCTCAGGTGCTGCACAATAAAGAGAATCGACTACTTCCCTGT GCAGGACTAATGGGGGACAACCTTCTGGCTGCTATGCCTCTCCAGCAGGGAGTCCATCTGCTGGGAGACCTGCCTCAAG GCGGTGTGGTTCCATCCCTGGGCCTCCCGTCAGACCCTATGGGCCCCATAAACCCCCACTCTATGGGTCGCCCCCTGGGCAGAGAGTCTCCTACCAGCTTCTCCCAGaacccctcccccactctccagGGCATGTCCATCTCCCACCTTGGTGGAGTGATGCGGGCAGAGGGGCCTACAGCACCTGGG GTGTCCATACAAGGACACCGTCCCAATGATGTGAATCTTCCCCAGAACCCCTTCAATGTCCACAGCCTGTTCCCATCCTCAG GCACCAACTGCAGGCCCCACCCTTACAGGAAGAGACCAGCGCTAGGCAACTCATCCAACCAGCGCACACAGAACATCCACTGTAACTACAGGCTGCGCTACCAGGAGTCCTACACCCCAGACTACCCCCCAATACACCAG GACCCTCTGGCCCATCTGTATGAACAGCAGGAGGCTCTGGACACTAGCGCTTTGGCAGGGTTCGGACAGCAG CGGTTTGGCCACCCCAGCTACAGTGAGCAGGCCTCCTCCCACTATAGTTACCCCCCCAGCCTGCCCTCGTCTTCCTACTACAGCTCGGTGGCACCCGGCAGCCTCCCCGCCAGCCATCTCAACAAG GCTGTGGGCATGCCTCCGGTGAGCCACTCTAACACATACCCATCTGGTCTGGGGATGAAG ACTCCCGTTGGTGGTCACAAGCGTCTGATCCCGTCTCCAGAGCCCAGCCCAGAAGGGGGCTACGTGGGACAACACTCCCAGGGCCTG GGGGGCCACTATGCTGACTCCTACCTGAAACGCAAGCGGATCTTCTAA
- the LOC115171238 gene encoding non-receptor tyrosine-protein kinase TYK2, translating to MMSRSGRFKSTRTGSSTGQCEPPQGPGVHVYLFWTKGGERYLTHTEGKVTAEELSISAAQTVGITPLCHVLFSLYDPESHCWYSPNHFFNSEEQTRLTLHYRMRFYFRNWHGLSEKEPSVVRYAPRSGTEHGGSPLLDITSLEYLFCQAKFDFVNDVTPMEDAQGKEELSRFKNESLGMAVLHLSHQALRSGCTLQEVAKSVSFLRCIPRSFAKLIARDNFLTKIRIRRVFADFVRTFQEHTVDVGRLGSQEVMYKYLSTLEHLAPRFGTETFLAAHLELRKDGGDGSGSYLNTSRAHGASDPENVGPQVMHEVMVSGTKGIQWRKMTVQKPQANNYFGNDYLGNRKSVKQSPLQQEPTSSDTWTSFCDFPEISHITITGANVSIIKQDNFSMEVQMNSSLEALSFVSLLDGYFRLTADAHHYLCHEVAPPRVVLSATNGLHGPMNDDFVLQRLRKEAVEEGAFLVRWSVLDYHRIILAVLNKSQNGQAAIHKQFRILHSGSVFALEGWDREFSSVKELTDSLKAFVLKSGTDNFTVKKCCLPRPAELSNLLVMRQGVDQCVQPDSVALCLTQLKFHQIKDKEITQEQHLGRGTRTNIYSGRLLVWGGAEEDEDEEDKWNNNLTDRKKIRVVLKILDQSHKDIALAFFETASLMSQVSHSHLVFVHGVSVKGPENIMVEEFVEFGPLDVFLRRERALVTPQWKFTVAKQLASALSYLETKQLVHGNVCGKNILVARRGLEEGTFPFVKLSDPGIALNVLSREERVERIPWIAPECVPSGAPFGRAADQWSFGATLLEICNNGDLPMSGSTLTEKERFYETRSRLTEPSSQELASFISMCLTYEPRERPSFRTVLRELTELQIKNPDISPLESLPDADPNVFLKRYLKKIRDLGEGHFGKVMLYVYDPANDGTGDYVAVKALKHEGGSHLHEGWMKEIEILKSLYHSNIVKYKGCCSELGGQTVQLIMEFLPLGSLREYLAKHRLGVAHSLLFAQQICQGMDYLHSKRYIHRDLAARNVLVENEHLVKIGDFGLTKYIPEGDVYYRVREDGDSPVYWYAIECLKESKFSFSSDIWSFGVTLYEVLTHGDHRQSPPVKFTQMMGNVHGQMTVMVLIKLLEKHNRLPCPRDCPSEVHMLMQHCWDFDPARRPSFKSLIESIGAIRKTYERQPNMRLAQISQ from the exons ATGATGTCTCGAAGTGGCCGCTTCAAGAGTACCAGGACAGGGTCATCCACAGGCCAGTGTGAGCCTCCTCAGGGACCAGGCGTCCATGTCTATCTGTTTTGGACCAAGGGAGGGGAGCGCTATCTGACCCACACAGAGGGTAAAGTGACAGCTGAGGAGCtttccatctctgcagcacagaCTGTGG GTATAACTCCACTGTGCCATGTCCTGTTTTCCCTGTATGACCCTGAATCCCACTGTTGGTATAGTCCCAACCATTTCTTCAACTCAGAAGAGCAGACAAGACTGACACTCCATTATCGCATGAg GTTTTACTTTCGGAATTGGCATGGGTTGAGTGAGAAGGAGCCGTCAGTGGTGCGATATGCCCCACGGTCAGGGACAGAGCACGGGGGCTCACCTCTACTAGACATTACCTCCCTGGAATACCTCTTCTGCCAG GCAAAGTTTGATTTTGTGAATGATGTCACGCCGATGGAGGATGCTCAAGGAAAGGAAGAGTTGAGTCGCTTTAAGAATGAGAGTCTGGGGATGGCTGTGCTGCACCTCTCTCACCAGGCCCTGCGCTCAGGCTGCACGCTACAGGAAGTGGCAAAGTCTGTCAG CTTCCTGCGCTGCATTCCGAGATCCTTCGCCAAACTCATAGCGAGGGACAACTTCCTGACCAAGATCCGTATCCGGCGTGTGTTTGCTGACTTTGTGAGGACCTTCCAGGAGCACACTGTGGACGTAGGACGCCTGGGCTCCCAGGAGGTCATGTATAAATACCTGTCTACTCTGGAGCACCTAGCCCCCCGCTTCGGTACAGAGACCTTCCTCGCGGCCCACCTGGAGCTGAGGAAGGACGGGGGCGACGGGAGCGGCTCCTACCTCAACACCAGCCGCGCCCATGGGGCCTCTGACCCTGAGAACGTTGGCCCTCAGGTCATGCATGAGGTCATGGTGTCTGGTACCAAGGGGATTCAGTGGAGGAAGATGACAGTGCAGAAG CCTCAGGCCAACAATTACTTTGGGAACGATTACTTAGGGAATCGGAAAAGTGTGAAGCAATCGCCCCTCCAGCAAGAACCCACATCATCTGACACATGGACATCTTTCTGCGACTTCCCTGAAATCTCCCACATCACCATCACTGGAGCCAACGTCAGCATCATTAAACAGGACAACTTCTCTATG gaggttCAAATGAATTCCAGCCTTGAGGCTCTGTCTTTCGTCTCCCTGCTGGATGGGTACTTCCGGCTTACTGCAGACGCACACCACTACCTGTGTCACGAGGTGGCTCCACCCAGAGTAGTGCTCAGTGCCACCAATGGCCTCCATGGACCAATGAa TGATGACTTTGTGCTGCAGAGACTGAGGAAGGAAGCAGTTGAAGAGGGAGCCTTTCTTGTGCGCTGGAGCGTCCTCGACTACCACCGCATCATATTAGCTGTTCTAAACAAGAGTCAG AATGGACAAGCTGCAATCCACAAGCAGTTCAGGATCCTGCATAGTGGTTCAGTGTTTGCTCTGGAAGGCTGGGACCGGGAGTTCTCCAGTGTGAAGGAGCTCACCGACAGCCTCAAGGCATTTGTGCTCAAGTCTGGCACGGACAATTTCACTGTGAAGAAATGCTGCCTACCCCGACCTGCAG AACTGTCCAACCTCTTGGTGATGAGGCAGGGTGTGGACCAGTGTGTTCAGCCAGACTCTGTGGCCCTCTGTCTGACTCAGCTGAAGTTCCATCAGATCAAAGACAAGGAGATCAcacag GAGCAGCATCTGGGCCGTGGGACCAGGACCAACATCTACTCGGGCCGTCTGTTGGTGTGGGGCGGAgcagaggaggatgaggatgaggaggacaAGTGGAACAACAATCTTACTGATCGCAAAAAGATCCGAGTGGTTCTTAAGATCTTGGACCAAAGCCACAAGGACATAGCATTA GCGTTCTTTGAAACAGCCAGTCTGATGAGCCAAGTATCTCACAGTCACCTGGTCTTTGTACACGGAGTGTCTGTCAAAGGACCTGAGA ACATCATGGTGGAGGAGTTTGTGGAGTTTGGGCCTCTGGATGTGTTCCTGCGAAGGGAAAGGGCGCTGGTCACTCCTCAGTGGAAATTTACTGTAGCCAAACAGCTGGCCAGTGCCCTGAGCTACCTT GAGACTAAACAACTGGTACATGGTAACGTCTGTGGCAAAAACATTCTGGTGGCTCGCCGTGGTCTGGAGGAGGGCACCTTTCCCTTCGTCAAACTGAGCGATCCAGGCATCGCCCTCAACGTGCTGTCCAGAGAAG AGCGTGTCGAGCGAATCCCATGGATCGCCCCGGAGTGTGTGCCAAGCGGTGCCCCATTCGGCAGAGCTGCCGACCAGTGGAGCTTTGGAGCCACATTGCTGGAGATCTGCAACAATGGAGATTTGCCCATGAGTGGCAGCACGCTCACTGAG AAAGAGCGTTTCTACGAGACGCGGAGTCGCCTCACCGAGCCCTCGTCGCAGGAACTGGCCAGCTTCATTAGCATGTGTTTGACCTACGAACCCCGGGAGAGGCCGTCCTTCCGCACTGTGCTTCGAGAGCTCACTGAACTACAGATCAAGA ATCCTGACATATCCCCCCTGGAGTCTCTCCCGGACGCTGACCCCAACGTTTTCCTCAAACGCTACTTGAAAAAGATCCGGGACTTAGGAGAG ggtcACTTTGGGAAGGTGATGCTCTATGTGTATGACCCAGCCAACGACGGGACAGGGGACTATGTGGCAGTGAAGGCCCTGAAGCATGAGGGAGGCAGCCATCTCCATGAAGGCTGGATGAAGGAGATTGAGATCCTCAAGTCTCTTTACCACAGCAACATAGTCAAGTACAAGGGCTGCTGCTCTGAGCTGG GAGGGCAGACGGTGCAGCTGATTATGGAGTTCCTACCGCTGGGCAGCCTCAGAGAGTACCTAGCCAAACACCGCCTGGGCGTGGCTCACAGCCTCCTCTTTGCACAGCAGATCTGCCAG GGGATGGATTACCTGCACTCGAAGCGATACATCCACCGGGACTTGGCTGCCCGGAACGTACTGGTGGAGAATGAGCATCTGGTGAAGATCGGGGACTTTGGCCTTACCAAATACATCCCAGAGGGAGATGTTTACTACCGTGTGCGAGAGGATGGAGACAGTCCTGTGTACTG GTATGCGATTGAGTGTCTGAAGGAGAGCAAGTTTTCCTTCTCTTCAGACATATGGTCCTTTGGCGTGACGCTCTATGAGGTCCTGACCCACGGTGACCATCGTCAGAGCCCTCCAGTG AAGTTCACTCAGATGATGGGTAACGTGCACGGTCAGATGACAGTGATGGTGCTGATCAAGCTGCTGGAGAAACACAATAGGTTGCCCTGCCCCCGAGACTGTCCTAGCGAG GTCCACATGTTGATGCAGCATTGTTGGGACTTTGACCCCGCGAGAAGGCCATCTTTCAAATCCCTCATTGAGTCCATCGGAGCGATTCGCAAGACATACGAACGGCAACCCAATATGCGTTTGGCCCAAATTAGCCAATGA
- the LOC115171239 gene encoding hsp90 co-chaperone Cdc37, whose translation MTSRIDYSVWDHIEVSDDEDDTHPNIDTPSLFKWRHEARVERMDQFIKAGEDLEKGLAESKRKLTEAQKKTKNLSSSVTDDAKAELSKAQAEEKRLKKEERDWEKKLEDHRREEKKMPWNVDTLCKEGFSKSVMNVKPDVKEETEEQKEQKHKTFVEKYEKEIKHFGMMKRWDDSQKYLSDHPHLVCEETANYLVIMCIDLEVEEKKALMEQVAHQTIVMQFILELAKSLKVDPRGCFRQFFDKIKTADQQYQDAFNDELESFKERVRGRAKIRIERAMKEYEEEERQKRLGPGGLDPAEVYESLPEEMQKCFDEKDIAMLQTVITKLDPTEAKVHMKRCIDSGLWVPNSRADEGDDKEEDATYEELNKEMGEQKIE comes from the exons aTGACAAGTAGGATAGACTACAGCGTGTGGGACCACATTGAGGTTTCAGATGATGAAGATGACACTCATCCAAACATCGATACACCCAGCCTTTTCAAATGGAGACATGAG GCGCGTGTGGAACGAATGGACCAGTTCATAAAGGCTGGTGAGGACCTGGAGAAGGGGCTAGCTGAATCTAAGCGCAAGTTGACTGAAGCACAGAAGAAGACAAAGAATCTGTCCAGTTCAGTCACGGACGATGCCAAAGCCGAGCTGAGCAAGGCACAGGCCGAGGAGAAGAGGCTGAAGAAAGAGGAGCGAGACTGGGAGAAAAAACTGGAGGACCACCGGCGGGAAGAGAAGAAGATGCCATGGAACGTAGACACACTCTGCAAGGAGGGCTTCAGCAAG AGTGTTATGAATGTTAAgccagatgtgaaggaggagacCGAGGAGCAGAAAGAGCAGAAACACAAGACCTTTGTGGAGAAGTATGAGAAAGAGATCAAACACTTTG GTATGATGAAACGCTGGGACGACAGCCAGAAGTACTTATCAGACCACCCTCACCTGGTGTGTGAGGAGACGGCCAACTACCTAGTCATCATGTGCATTGacctggaggtggaggag AAGAAAGCGCTGATGGAGCAGGTGGCCCACCAGACCATAGTGATGCAGTTCATCCTGGAGCTGGCTAAGAGCCTTAAGGTGGATCCCCGCGGTTGCTTCCGTCAGTTCTTCGACAAGATAAAG ACTGCAGATCAGCAGTATCAGGATGCCTTCAATGATGAGCTGGAGTCCTTTAAGGAGAGGGTGCGCGGCAGGGCCAAGATCCGCATCGAGAGGGCCATGAAGGAGTacgaagaggaggagagacagaaacgCCTGGGGCCCGGAGGACTGGATCCTGCCGAGGTGTATGAGTCCTTACCTGAG gagatgcagaaatgttttgacgAGAAGGACATTGCCATGTTGCAGACTGTCATCACTAAGCTGGACCCAACG GAGGCTAAGGTCCACATGAAGAGATGCATTGACTCTGGCCTCTGGGTTCCTAACTCACGGGCAGACGAGGGAGACGACAAGGAGGAAGACGCTACTTATGAAGAGCTGAATAAGGAGATGGGCGAACAGAAGATAGAATGA
- the LOC115171240 gene encoding hemicentin-1: protein MENYFLKWILTFCMFCTVSGEGCSLELKPSRVVVGFGEPVSVSCEASRPVRVLGWESAIGAAHTQQDRAVQWKVDSLIDWIEEPICYGVFFTAPRQCEEKLNLILYKTPDSVTISSANHTNPMLEGKEYQLLCDVQNIAPVQYLTLRWYRGQTEVYNHSFSDLTPASPVQVSSILLITPTKADNGAQYKCVAQLDLGPEGPQPPPSVTSEPLNVSVHYPPSFLSPEAETLDIGVGDEITLNCTATGSPSPVYSWQSSDPKEKMEDQPVFTSSSLLPGTYTCISSNKIGKKSKQFIIKTKS, encoded by the exons ATGGAAAACTACTTTCTAAAATGGATCCTGACCTTTTGCATGTTCTGCACCG TGTCAGGTGAAGGATGCTCTCTGGAGCTGAAACCCTccagggtggtggtggggtttGGGGAGCCTGTGTCTGTCAGCTGTGAGGCCTCTCGCCCGGTGCGTGTCCTAGGCTGGGAGTCAGCCATCGGGGCAGCACACACCCAACAGGATCGTGCTGTCCAATGGAAGGTGGACAGTCTGATCGACTGGATCGAGGAGCCTATCTGCTATGGAGTCTTCTTCACTGCACCCAGACAGTGTGAAGAGAAACTCAACCTCATTCTTTACA AGACTCCAGACAGTGTCACTATCAGCTCAGCGAACCACACTAATCCCATGTTGGAGGGGAAAGAGTACCAGCTGCTCTGTGATGTCCAGAACATTGCCCCTGTTCAATACCTCACCCTGAGGTGGTACAGAGGGCAGACTGAAGTTTACAACCACTCTTTCTCTGATTTGACCCCTGCCTCCCCTGTCCAAGTATCCTCCATCCTCCTGATCACCCCAACCAAAGCTGATAACGGAGCCCAGTACAAGTGTGTGGCTCAGCTGGACTTGGGACCAGAGGGACCACAACCGCCTCCTTCAGTGACATCAGAGCCTCTCAACGTCTCTGTACACT ACCCCCCATCCTTCCTCAGTCCTGAGGCTGAGACCCTGGACATCGGTGTGGGGGATGAAATCACATTAAACTGCACGGCTACAGGAAGCCCCAGTCCTGTGTACAGCTGGCAGTCTTCAGATCCCAAAGAGAAGATGGAGGACCAACCTGTTTTTACCTCTTCCTCCTTGCTTCCAGGGACCTACACCTGCATTTCCTCTAATAAGATTGGCAAGAAGAGTAAGCAGTTCATCATCAAGACTAAGTCTTAA